The genomic window TCAAGCAGAAAACTGTCCTAAAGTCATCTGATCAAACATAGCACGCAACCAGAATAAAAGcacaataaatatttgaaaactcCTACAGACACAATATAAGCAAATAAGAGACTATTCAGaatgcaaataagaaatcagTTCTGCAACATAACACTGGTAACTTATTTTGTTCATGCAAAGTGTATTGCATGATATCAGGAAAAGCAAGAAGAGACTGGATCAATCAGTCCTGAGGGGACTCGCTTCCCCTGGGCGATGATGCATGATTGCCATCATCTCTGTCATCCATTGGGCTAGCGCCACGGCCATTGGTGTCGGGGCTGCGGTACCGGGCTGGGCTCCGGCTGTCATCTCTGTTCTCCCTCCTAGGGCTCTCGCTGTAATCGGACCCATTGCGCTCCTGTTCAGGTTGCCTGTGTTCCTTAGCAACAGGGCTAAGACGATCTCTAGGGCTCCGGCTACCAATCGGGGAGGCACTGTGGCTGCGGCTTGGTGGTGGGCTCTTTTTGGGCACAGGACTTCTGCTACCCCTTGGGCTCCTTGACCTTCTCTCGTCTCTTTCAGTGCTGCGTCCTGATCTCTTCGGAGGTGGGGTCCTTGATCGGCTGGCAAGCAAGCATTGTAAACGTCAAACAACGAGGATAAACACATGCAGTGCCCTCGCTAAAATCTCAGCGGATCTttcaaaaacatgacaaatcaGCCACTTGCATGGTTATGGTAGATCACAAAAGCAAGACAAGGGATGGAGTTCAGCCATCAAAGTGAGACAAACCATGACTTTGATAATTAAAGAGAAATAAAGTAAACACCACACCTGTAGCTCCGGCTTCGACTGTAGCTTCTGCTCCGACTCCTACCACCACGATAAGGAGATGGAGAACGAGAATAGCTCCTGCCACTGCCACGCCTGACATAGAATGTTATAGTAAAACTAGTGCCAAGGAACATGCACATAAACAAAAATGGGAAGAGTGGCTAAGAAGTGCCTACTTAAGATTCTTAGGACTGTTCTGACAGTTTCGCTCTATGTGTCCTCTTTCTCCACAGCGATAGCATTTGTTTTTCCAGTCTCCAGCTTTGCAATCTCGAGCCCAATGCCCATCAATCCCACAATTGAAGCAACGACCAGATCCAGGAGGTggccctcttcctagatattcTCGAGAACCTCTAGGTCCCTGCATTACAATTACAGAGATTAAAGACAACATATAACTAAAATATACATGCTCAGATGCCCTGGAACAAAATTATAATCTGAACTTCTGTATTTAAATGTAAATATCTAAATAAGAGACATACCCCCCTAGCAAATTCTACAATAATGCGACTTCCATCAAACTCCCGACCATCCAAGCTGTATCTTGCATCATCAGCATCCCTTGGATCGCTAAACTCCTATAAATTTGTACAATGgaacagaaaacaaaaaaaatgcaaaaacaaccACAATAGGATAAAACAACCTGGACTTTAAAGGCAATAACAAAACAGTTATGTTGCAAAAGAGTTTTGCAACAATATCAAGGAGaccacaaaataaaagattattcaaactcaaaataaaaacaatgattcaaaaaaaaaaaggaagaaatactTACAACAAAGGCGAAATCATGCTTCATATCCACGTCCC from Dioscorea cayenensis subsp. rotundata cultivar TDr96_F1 chromosome 9, TDr96_F1_v2_PseudoChromosome.rev07_lg8_w22 25.fasta, whole genome shotgun sequence includes these protein-coding regions:
- the LOC120269010 gene encoding serine/arginine-rich splicing factor RS2Z32-like, whose protein sequence is MPRYDDRYGNTRLYVGRLSSRTRSRDLEHLFSRYGRVRDVDMKHDFAFVEFSDPRDADDARYSLDGREFDGSRIIVEFARGGPRGSREYLGRGPPPGSGRCFNCGIDGHWARDCKAGDWKNKCYRCGERGHIERNCQNSPKNLKRGSGRSYSRSPSPYRGGRSRSRSYSRSRSYSRSRTPPPKRSGRSTERDERRSRSPRGSRSPVPKKSPPPSRSHSASPIGSRSPRDRLSPVAKEHRQPEQERNGSDYSESPRRENRDDSRSPARYRSPDTNGRGASPMDDRDDGNHASSPRGSESPQD